In the genome of Cryptomeria japonica chromosome 8, Sugi_1.0, whole genome shotgun sequence, one region contains:
- the LOC131055404 gene encoding heavy metal-associated isoprenylated plant protein 29-like, which produces MYKLQMGLRRKALLQALQIVELQVNMDCGGCERKIRKALSQLQGVDNVEIDMSKQKVTVTGYIDRKKVIKAVRGCGKKAEVWPYPYDVQFTSYTERYYERQTFVSTYNYRKHGYNGSSHGYYQSPPYSTVVDDNLTDLFSDENPHSCRIM; this is translated from the exons ATGTACAAACTACAAATGGGACTAaggag AAAAGCTTTATTGCAGGCATTGCAGATTGTGGAGTTGCAAGTAAATATGGATTGCGGTGGCTGTGAAAGAAAAATTCGCAAGGCTCTCTCTCAACTCCAAG GTGTAGACAACGTGGAGATCGACATGTCAAAGCAGAAAGTTACAGTGACTGGTTATATCGATCGTAAAAAGGTTATAAAGGCTGTGAGAGGATGTGGGAAAAAGGCAGAGGTGTGGCCTTATCCTTATGATGTCCAGTTTACTTCTTATACTGAGCGTTATTATGAAAGACAAACGTTTGTTTCCACTTACAATTACCGTAAGCATGGATACAATGGCAGCAGCCATGGCTATTATCAAAGTCCTCCCTACTCTACAGTTGTAGACGATAACTTGACAGATTTATTCAGTGATGAAAACCCCCATTCGTGCAGAATAATGTAA